The following proteins are encoded in a genomic region of Glycine max cultivar Williams 82 chromosome 18, Glycine_max_v4.0, whole genome shotgun sequence:
- the LOC100780946 gene encoding spastin, which translates to MSFLQGIVDSFNSIFIPDNNNYHDTNSPSSSSSSTNRMEASPPPPPLPPSVSNERVAYKLKGYFDLATQEIAKGVRAEEWGLIDDALLHYRNAHSILLEANSTPVPSYITSSEQQKVQSYREKISKWQSQVSERLQTLARRAGSSSANQSTSKLAQTVAVPIKPSSTRKNVLQKPPQRTGQVNKVGSPKSSQGSGVNYDDKLVEMINTAIVDRSPSVRWEDVAGLEKAKQALMEMVILPTKRRDLFTGLRRPARGLLLFGPPGNGKTMLAKAVASESQATFFNVTAASLTSKWVGEGEKLVRTLFMVAISRQPSVIFIDEIDSIMSTRLANENDASRRLKSEFLIQFDGVTSNPDDIVIVIGATNKPQELDDAVLRRLVKRIYIPLPDENVRKLLLKHKLKGQAFSLPSRDLERLVKETEGYSGSDLQALCEEAAMMPIRELGADILTVKANQVRGLRYEDFKKAMATIRPSLNKSKWEELERWNEDFGSN; encoded by the exons ATGAGTTTCCTGCAGGGTATCGTTGATTCCTTCAACTCCATCTTCATACCCGATAACAACAATTATCACGACACcaattctccttcttcttcttcttcctcaacgAATCGAATGGAagcttctcctcctcctcctcctcttcctccttcGGTTTCGAACGAGCGCGTTGCCTACAAGCTCAAAGGCTACTTCGATTTGGCGACGCAGGAGATCGCGAAGGGCGTTAGGGCAGAGGAATGGGGCTTGATCGACGATGCGCTTCTCCACTACCGTAACGCGCACTCGATCCTCCTCGAAGCTAATTCAACTCCCGTTCCGTCCTACATCACTTCCAG TGAACAGCAGAAGGTGCAATCTTATCGAGAGAAGATATCCAAATGGCAGAGTCAGGTTTCTGAGAGATTGCAGACTCTCGCTAGACGAGCTGGTAGCTCATCTGCTAATCAG AGCACCTCAAAACTTGCCCAAACTGTGGCAGTTCCGATTAAGCCATCGAGTACTAGAAAAAATGTGTTACAAAAGCCCCCTCAAAGAACAGGTCAGGTGAATAAAGTTGGAAGCCCAAAATCTAGTCAAGGGTCTGGTGTAAATTATGATGACAAACTAGTTGAAATGATTAACACTGCCATAGTAGATAGAAGTCCTTCTGTTAGATGGGAAGATGTTG CTGGGCTTGAAAAGGCAAAGCAAGCTTTAATGGAAATGGTTATTTTGCCAACTAAGAGAAGAGACTTGTTTACGGGTCTTCGAAGGCCAGCCAGAG GTTTGCTTCTCTTTGGTCCCCCTGGTAATGGAAAAACAATGCTTGCCAAAGCAGTGGCTTCAGAATCACAAGCAACATTTTTTAATGTCACAGCAGCTTCCTTGACATCAAAATGG GTGGGTGAAGGTGAAAAGCTTGTCCGGACACTATTCATGGTAGCTATATCCAGACAGCCATCTGTAATTTTCATTGATGAG ATTGATAGTATAATGTCAACAAGGTTGGCAAATGAGAATGATGCCAGCAGACGATTAAAATCTGAATTTCTTATCCAGTTTGATGGGGTGACCTCCAATCCTGATGATATTGTGATTGTAATTG GTGCGACAAATAAGCCACAAGAATTGGATGATGCAGTTCTTAGGAGACTG GTAAAGAGAATATACATACCTTTACCAGATGAAAATGTTCGGAAGCTACTGCTAAAACACAAACTCAAGGGTCAAGCATTCTCCTTACCTA GTAGAGATCTAGAGAGGCTTGTAAAGGAGACCGAAG GATATTCTGGCAGTGATCTACAAGCCTTGTGTGAAGAAGCCGCAATGATGCCCATTAGAGAGCTGGGTGCTGACATTCTTACTGTTAAGGCTAATCAG GTAAGAGGACTGAGGTACGAGGATTTTAAGAAGGCAATGGCTACCATTAGGCCAAGCTTAAACAAAAGTAAGTGGGAAGAGCTTGAGCGTTGGAATGAGGATTTTGGTTctaattga